A stretch of the Clostridium fungisolvens genome encodes the following:
- a CDS encoding UbiA-like polyprenyltransferase, with the protein MILNKAIEKIHDYGVLVMFSHTIFSLSFALISMLLASNGLPSPYKIFWILLAFMGARTGANAINRVIDAEIDAKNPRTATRQLPQGLMKKKEVILFVIGCFLLMVISAAMLNPLCLILSPIALFLMVIYSYTKRFTWACHLVLGITSAAAPVGAWLAITGKISWLPLFMGAANTLWVAGFDIIYGAQDYDFDTANGIHSIPARFGVRNALHISTLFHGITLCLLVIVGILSSHLGVIYYIGLTIISVLFIAEHKMVSPNNLTNVKIASYGINQIISITFLICGVIDALI; encoded by the coding sequence ATGATATTGAATAAAGCTATTGAAAAAATTCATGACTATGGAGTACTAGTTATGTTTTCACACACAATTTTTTCTTTATCTTTTGCACTTATTTCTATGCTACTGGCTAGTAATGGACTTCCTTCTCCTTACAAGATATTTTGGATACTACTTGCCTTTATGGGAGCTAGAACTGGAGCAAATGCTATCAACAGAGTCATCGATGCTGAAATAGACGCTAAAAACCCAAGAACAGCTACAAGACAGTTACCTCAGGGCTTAATGAAAAAGAAGGAAGTAATATTATTTGTTATAGGATGCTTTTTATTAATGGTTATTTCTGCAGCAATGCTAAATCCATTATGCTTAATTTTATCACCTATAGCATTATTCCTTATGGTTATTTATTCCTATACAAAGCGTTTTACTTGGGCCTGCCATTTGGTTTTAGGAATCACCTCAGCAGCGGCACCTGTAGGAGCTTGGCTTGCGATAACAGGAAAAATCTCTTGGCTTCCTCTTTTTATGGGAGCAGCTAACACTCTATGGGTTGCAGGCTTCGATATAATATACGGAGCACAGGATTATGATTTTGATACAGCTAATGGAATACATTCAATACCTGCAAGATTTGGAGTAAGAAATGCTCTTCATATCTCTACTCTTTTTCACGGTATAACTTTATGCTTATTGGTTATCGTCGGAATTTTAAGCAGTCATTTAGGAGTTATCTATTACATTGGACTTACAATCATTTCCGTCTTGTTCATTGCTGAACATAAGATGGTTTCACCAAATAATTTAACCAATGTAAAAATAGCTTCATACGGCATAAATCAGATAATCAGTATTA
- a CDS encoding menaquinone biosynthesis decarboxylase, with amino-acid sequence MAYKDLQDFIKHLDEKGMLKRVKTEVDSDLEITEITDRVSKKYGPALLFENVKGSKYPVLINAMGTYERMSMSLGVEKLDDIGNDIEEFIDMSNYLGLMKKIKSLPRLTRMATVFPIKLPTKGACQEVIEHDPDLSTLPILKCWPGDGGRFITLPLVMTKDPETGIQNTGMYRLQVYDKNSTGMHWHLHKDGREIYEKYKALGGKMPVSVALGCDPAITYSATAPLPKSIDEMMFAGFLRKSPVKLVKSITNDIYVPADAEFVIEGYVDVNEELKLEGPFGDHTGYYSLADYYPVFHVTCITHKKNAVYPATVVGKPPMEDCYMGKATERIFLPLLKMQYPEIIDFNFPLEGVFHNCVIVSIKKRYPGHAKKIMNSLWGIGQMMYTKMIIVVDENVSPQDISTVAWKVFNNIDAKRDVVISEGPLDALDHASDLPHYGHRMGIDATKKWPSEGHSREWPDDIEMSEDIKDLVSRRWAEYDIE; translated from the coding sequence ATGGCTTACAAAGATTTGCAAGATTTCATTAAACATTTGGATGAAAAAGGCATGCTAAAAAGAGTAAAAACTGAAGTTGATTCAGATCTTGAGATCACTGAAATAACTGATAGAGTATCAAAAAAATATGGTCCTGCTCTTTTATTTGAAAATGTTAAAGGTTCAAAATATCCGGTTCTTATCAATGCCATGGGAACTTATGAAAGAATGAGTATGTCTCTAGGCGTTGAAAAACTAGATGATATAGGAAATGATATAGAAGAATTTATAGATATGTCTAATTATCTTGGCCTCATGAAAAAAATTAAATCTCTTCCAAGGCTTACTAGAATGGCAACTGTATTCCCTATAAAATTGCCTACTAAAGGTGCTTGCCAAGAAGTTATAGAACATGACCCTGATCTATCAACACTTCCAATATTAAAGTGCTGGCCAGGAGATGGAGGAAGATTTATAACTCTTCCACTTGTTATGACAAAAGACCCTGAAACAGGAATTCAAAACACAGGAATGTACAGACTTCAGGTTTATGATAAAAACTCCACAGGTATGCACTGGCATTTACATAAAGATGGCCGTGAAATATATGAAAAATATAAAGCACTTGGTGGAAAAATGCCTGTATCAGTAGCTCTTGGATGTGATCCAGCAATCACTTATTCTGCCACTGCTCCACTTCCAAAAAGCATTGATGAGATGATGTTTGCAGGATTTTTAAGAAAATCTCCAGTTAAACTTGTTAAATCTATAACTAATGATATTTATGTACCTGCTGATGCAGAGTTTGTTATAGAAGGCTATGTTGATGTTAACGAAGAGTTGAAACTTGAAGGACCTTTTGGAGACCATACAGGATATTATTCTCTTGCCGATTACTACCCTGTATTCCATGTAACTTGTATAACACACAAAAAGAATGCTGTATATCCTGCTACTGTAGTAGGTAAGCCACCTATGGAAGACTGCTATATGGGTAAAGCTACGGAAAGAATTTTCTTACCACTACTTAAAATGCAATATCCTGAAATAATTGATTTTAATTTTCCACTTGAAGGAGTTTTCCATAACTGTGTCATTGTTTCTATCAAGAAGCGTTACCCTGGACATGCTAAAAAGATAATGAACTCACTTTGGGGTATAGGTCAAATGATGTATACAAAAATGATAATTGTTGTTGATGAAAATGTAAGTCCACAGGATATATCTACTGTAGCCTGGAAGGTATTTAATAATATTGATGCAAAAAGAGATGTTGTAATATCAGAAGGACCTCTAGATGCTCTAGATCATGCATCTGATCTGCCTCATTACGGACACAGAATGGGTATTGATGCTACTAAAAAATGGCCAAGTGAAGGTCATAGCAGAGAATGGCCTGACGACATTGAAATGTCAGAAGACATTAAAGATCTTGTTTCAAGGAGATGGGCTGAATATGATATTGAATAA
- a CDS encoding aspartate aminotransferase family protein, protein MNYIGPDNILSKRKDYFYPATAHFYQRPPQIVSGSMQYLFDHENKKYVDFFAGVSVMNCGHSNPEILRDTIDQLNKVQHTTTLYLTQPMVDLAEKLAKILPGDIKRTFFCVTGSEANEGAMALARLHTKKTKYIALNGGLHGRTHLTLSVTGIPMWRLDDNLVNDNVFFIERPYSPDSTYKEAMEKSLLQLEAVLKEHGAEICAMILEPLQGNGGIILYPIDYLKKVQQLLHSHNVLLICDEVQTGYGRTGKMFCIEHYGVTPDIIVTAKALGNGIPISTFSTTDEIAKSFNRPSASTFGGNPVAAQTALSVLAYIEKNNLVQKSKELGAYLKQELEKLSSPFIAEVRGAGLMLGIQIKAPNNKVNSAEITDFILEEMKDLGFLIGKNGINRDVLAFQPPLVITKEDIASMVESLAEVLEKVHLQQV, encoded by the coding sequence CAATATCTTTTTGATCATGAAAATAAGAAATATGTTGATTTCTTTGCTGGAGTATCAGTTATGAACTGTGGTCATTCAAATCCAGAAATTCTTAGGGATACTATTGATCAGCTTAATAAAGTTCAACATACAACAACACTTTATTTAACTCAGCCAATGGTTGATCTTGCTGAAAAACTAGCAAAGATACTTCCTGGGGATATCAAAAGAACTTTCTTTTGTGTTACTGGCTCTGAAGCAAATGAAGGTGCCATGGCCCTTGCAAGACTACATACTAAAAAGACTAAATATATCGCTTTAAACGGGGGCCTTCATGGTAGAACTCACTTAACCCTAAGCGTTACTGGAATACCTATGTGGAGATTAGATGATAATTTAGTAAATGATAATGTTTTTTTCATTGAAAGACCTTACTCTCCAGACAGTACTTACAAAGAAGCAATGGAAAAATCTTTGCTCCAACTTGAAGCAGTCTTAAAAGAGCATGGTGCTGAAATCTGTGCAATGATATTAGAGCCTCTTCAAGGTAATGGAGGAATCATACTATATCCAATAGATTATTTGAAGAAAGTACAACAACTGCTTCATTCACATAATGTATTGCTGATTTGCGATGAAGTTCAAACTGGTTACGGAAGAACTGGTAAGATGTTTTGCATAGAACACTATGGGGTTACACCTGACATTATTGTAACTGCTAAGGCACTAGGCAATGGAATTCCTATATCTACTTTTTCAACAACAGATGAGATAGCAAAATCCTTTAATAGACCTTCAGCATCAACTTTCGGAGGAAATCCTGTAGCTGCTCAAACTGCATTAAGCGTATTAGCTTATATTGAGAAAAACAACTTAGTTCAAAAGTCAAAGGAATTAGGTGCTTACTTAAAGCAAGAATTAGAAAAGCTTTCCTCACCATTTATAGCTGAAGTTAGAGGAGCTGGTCTAATGCTTGGTATACAAATCAAGGCACCAAATAATAAAGTAAACTCTGCTGAAATTACAGATTTTATATTAGAGGAAATGAAGGATCTTGGTTTCCTAATCGGTAAAAACGGCATAAATAGAGATGTCTTAGCTTTCCAACCTCCTTTAGTTATTACAAAAGAGGATATAGCTTCAATGGTTGAAAGCTTAGCTGAGGTTTTAGAGAAAGTTCACCTACAACAAGTTTAA